The nucleotide window CGGCAGGCCAAGTTTTTCAAAGTTTTTGCGGGTCAGTGTCATTTTTTGATCCTTTGAACTTGGGAAGCCGGTTTGCCAGGTAACCGGCCAGTGTTTGAGCGGGCGGGCCAAGAAGGAAGGCAAGGATGGCTGCCGGCGGCCAGGCGAGCCGAAACGCTGCCATC belongs to Roseibium porphyridii and includes:
- a CDS encoding DUF2798 domain-containing protein, whose amino-acid sequence is MKHRLIAAILMSFGLSLLMSCWVTLINLGWSDSFVAQWMAAFRLAWPPAAILAFLLGPPAQTLAGYLANRLPKFKGSKNDTDPQKL